The genomic interval GTTCATATCGGCCCCATAACCATGAAGCATGATGACAAGGGGTGGGGTTTTTGCTTTAACGAGTGGTTCGCGTATGCGATATTCAAGGGAAAGTGATTCCATTTAAAATGTTTTGGTATAAGCACCGATGTGCACGCCTGAAGCAGGCCCATCGGGGTATTCTAAGTGTTTCTTAATCGAAAACGTACTGGAGCTAAAGGCCATATCCTCGAATGGAATATTCTCCGGAGAGAAGAAGGCGATTTCTGAGGACTCGGGAGTCAATTCATAATGATCTGAATCCAGTTCCACCAAAAAATGAAGATATACCTGATTGGCGTGCGGCAGGTTATAGACCGCGTGTGGTCTTATAATTCGGCCAGTTGCATGTGTCTCCTCGTGCAGTTCTCGCAGCGCGCCTTCTTCCACAGTTTCACCGTTTTCCAAAAATCCGCTTGGAAGGTTCCAAAGTCCAAATCGGGGTTCGATGTTTCTTCTGGCCAATAAAATGTGTCCTTTCCACAAGGGGAGGCAACCTACAATCATACGTGGATTCTGGTAGTGAATTCGTCCGCAATTTTGGCATACAAAGCGAAGACGATTATCCCCTTCCGGGATGGTGAAATCCAAGCGACTCGATCCACAATGAGAGCAGTAGTTCACAAAAGGTCCTTTGAGGTCTAACTCGTGAGCCGGTTAAAGGTTTTCACCTTTGTAAACCTTTGCTTTCTGAGTTCGTTGACCTTCGAAAATAAGAAACGCATGGAACTACAAGGCAAAATTGGTGTGGTCACTGGAGTAAGCAAGGGAATTGGCTTGGAATTGGTAAAGCAATTGCTGGACAAAGGAGCTGTGGTTGTTGGCTGGGGCAGGACTGAGCCGCAAATGGAGCACGATCATTTTCATTTTGTTTCGTGCGATGTCGGAAACGAAGCTTCTATTCAAAATGCTGCCCAAGAGACTTTTGAACGTGTAGGTCGTGACATTTCTTTTCTTGTGAATAATGCGGGATACGGCGTTTATGGAAACCTTGACGAGCAGTCTTGGAGTGATTGGGAAGGGATGTTTCGCGTAAACGTTCTAGGCCTATTCGAAGTGACGCGAAACCTGCTTCCGGGCATGAAAGCGCTAGGGCAGGGGCATATCGTTAATATTAGCTCAATAGCGGGTTTGAATGGGGTTAAAGGCTTCAGTGGATACGTGGGAACAAAGCACGCCGTTCGGGGAATTAGCCACAGTTGGTATCAAGAGCTTCGAGATTTTGGGATTAAAGTGAGTACGGTATACCCAGGAAGTGTGAATACGAGCTTCTTCGACGATATCGACATGATCGAGGCCAACGAAAACATGATGCGCCCTCAAGATGTTGCCAAGAGCGTGGTTGAATTGCTTCAGACGCACCACAACTACTTCCCGGTAGATTTGGAAATAAGACCGTTGAAGCCCAGAGGGTAATTAATCCTCGAGCCAATGGGCCTGGTATGCTCCAACTGGATCGTACATCGACGCTTGCTTCGGTATGTTGAAGTACCGCTGTCCCCTTGGATCAGCTCCATTGCCGGCTAGGTAGGTCCAGTTACCATAATTGCTGGCGACATCGTAATCAATTAATAGGCTTTCAAACCATTCCGCCCCGAGGGTCCAGTCGACGCGCAGGTCGTTGATGAGGTAGCTCGCTACGTTTTGTCGGCCTCGATTACTCATGAATCCTGTGGCCGCCAATTCCTTCATGTTTGCATCCACGAATGGAACCCCTGTTTCTCCAGCGGTCCACGCTCGAAATTCAGACAGACCCCATGGGTTTTTAATCCTGCCTCGAATGGGATATTTGAAGAATCCAGCTCCGAGTTTCATGCTTTTGAAGCGAAAGAAATCTCGCCAAAGCAATTCAAAGATCATCCAATACGTGCTTTCATTCTTTTCGACTTGCTCTTCGTACCGAAGGATTTCAGAGTACACGCGACGCGGCGAAAGGCTTCCATTGGCGAGCCACGGAGAAAATTTACTGGAATAGTCGGGCCCGAGAAGTCCATTTCGCGTCTCCTTGTATCTCCTGAGCTCATTGGCGTCCCAGAAATAATGCTGAAGACGTGTAAGGGCTTCACTTTCTCCACCTTTGAATGTAAGGACTCCTCGAGCGTCCGGTTCCTGGGCCTCGAGTCCAAGATCATCTAGGGTAGGGATTGGACCAATGGCCAAAGTATCGGGAAAGAAAAGTTGACGCGGCCTCGGGAATTCGCTTCGAATGGTCCAGTGGGCCTCTTGCCGTTTCCTCCATGAGGTAAACCCATTGGGAAGTCTCTCAATTCCCTTATTCACATCTTCTGGATGAACGAGGGTCTTACCCCAATAGGATTCCATGGGAATACCCAAGGCGCGAACGGCTTCTTCTTCCTCCTGTTCTTCAAATGTATTCTCGGATTCAAAATAGATGACATCGAGCGGGCTTTGTTCATGTATTTGAGCAATGACTTCTGCAGGGTCCTGCTGTCGTACGATCAAATCACCACCCAGTGTCTGAAGATTATAGCGCAATTGAATAGCACTTTCAATGGCAAATTGCGCGCGGAAAGCGCCGGTCTTTGGGAGTCCTGACGTCGTTTCTCCAAACTGAGCAGGTTTAAAGCAGTACAGTCCGATGTGTTCGCGGTGGTCCATGGAGGCTTTGTAAAGGCCTTCGTGATCGTGTATCCTAAGGTCATTTCTGAACCAGATTAGAGCGCGCATGTCATTGAAATTTAGCCTTGTATTCGGCGTTATTCTTATTCCTTCGGCATCGCTCACTGCAGTACTTGACCGATTCCCAATCATCGGCCCATTTTTTCCTCCAAGAGAAGGGCTTACCACAGACTAGGCAGTCTTTTTGGGGTAGGTGCTTTTTGCGATGCATAGAGGCTTAACCCTCAATCCTAAGCAAGGGTTCAGAAAAAGAAAAATCCCGCCGTGAAGGCGGGATTTCTGCGCTATGAAACTTTTTTCGGTTTAGGCTTAGCTTTCAATATTGTCACCTTCCGCTGCAATTGGCCAGAAGATGTTTGTAATCCATTTTGACGTGTCGGGTTCCATGGCTGGATCCGTGATGTACTGCTCCACAGGGCCTCCAACGAGTTCCCATCCCATATCTTCGATATGGTCGTCAGCAGCCAAATAAATACCCATCATGTCTTCATATGCCCCCATGTGCACTCCTTTCATGTATCGGCCTCCAATCAAGGTGCCTTCCATCACAGGAGGACTAGCGGCTTTGTCGGTCTCTACAGACACCATGGTCCGGAATGTGCAAATGCCGTTTTCCTCGTCCCAAAGGGTGTACTCACACATGGGATAATCCATATTGGCAGCATCTTCACCTAGCCAGCCGATTATAGCGCCAAAGCCTTCGCCCATTTTTGCAGAGATGTCAGTCATAGGCACTTCATCCATAGAGACGTAGTACACCATGATTTCGTCGAATTCTACTTCTTCAAAACCATAGTCTGCTGCCGCCGCTTCACCAGCAGCGCTGGCCACTGAGTCAATATTCGCCAAGCCTCCTTCAAACTGAGGTCCTAAAGCACCGTCCATAATCATTCCAACCCAGCGTTGGAAGAACGGAAATTCCATGTCCGCGGTCCAAACGACCTTGGTACCCTCTTCCATAGGGGTCAAGGACCAGGATCCGTCTACGCCGCCCATTCCTTCGAATTCGATACGCGTGCGCATGGCTCTTGGCTCTTCTGTTTCGACAATGGTCAGCTTGCCAACTCCGAGGTTGGGGTCTTCACTGTTCCAACTGTACCAAGCGTCAACCCCGCTACTGGGGTCACTGTATTCATACTCCGCGTTGGGATCGATTTCGTACCAAACAGACCAATTCTGCCAGTTTTGCACGTCACTAATTTGAGCATAAATGGCCTCTGGACTGTCGTCCATCACCAGCTCGCGACTCACTTGCACATTCTTAGGCAAGGCCGCGTTCAAAATGACAAATACTCCAAATAACACAAGGAGTACGATGAGAATAATTCTTAAAGCTTTCATGTGGTTGAGGTTTTGAATAGCGCGAAACCAAGTTACGAATTTGTACTTTAGGCGCCTCAAAATGAATTCACTACCATGAAAAAGCTATTCTATCTCGCCCTTACGGGCGGATTATTCTTAACCGCCTGTAATTCTGCACCTCAAGGAGAAGAAAGCGGGGAAGTAACCTCTGAAGAGTTCCAATGGCAAACCGAGCAGTTTGCAGACCTGAAAATCATTCGATACCAAGTACCTGGATTTGATCGCTTGACGGCAAAGCAAAGAACCATGGTTTATTACTTGACTCAAGCGGGTTTAGCAGGTAGAGATATGATTTGGGATCAGAACTACCGTTACAACTTGGACATTCGCCATGCCTTGGAGCACATCGTAGAAAACTTCGAAGGAGATCGCGAGAGCGATGATTGGGCTAACTTCATGGTTTATACCAAGCGCGTTTGGTTTTCGAATGGAATCCATCACCATTACAGCATGAGTAAGATCATGCCCGAGTTTTCACAGGAGTACTTCCAAAGCTTGATGAGTGAAACCGGATACAGCCTCGATGCTCAGATCGTTGTCGCCATGTTTGATCCTTCGGTGGATAACAAAAAAGTGAATCTAGATCCAACAAAAGGATTGGTAGCTGGATCTGCTACAAACTTTTACGATGCGGATGTCACCGAAGAAGAAGTGGATGCGTTTTATGCAGGCATGAAGGCTAACGCAGAGAATCAAGATGTTTCCTTCGGATTGAACTCAAAGGTGGTACGCAATGAAGACGGACAGCTCGAAGAGCGCGTCTGGCATGTTGGTGGTATGTATGGAGCAGCCATTGAACAGGTGGTATACTGGCTGGAGAAAGCGGCAGGTGTTGCGGAGAATGAGGCTCAGGCAAATGCACTACGCCTGTTGGTGGATTATTACCGCACGGGAGATTTAGAGACCTGGGATGAGTACAACGTGGCCTGGGTCAGTGCCACAGAAGGAGATATTGACTACATCCAAGGGTTTGTCGAGGTCTACAACGATCCGAAAGGGTACAAGGGAAGCTATGAGAGTATCGTGGAGATTAAGGACTTTGACGCTTCTGAGCGGATGAGTGTACTTGCGGAAAATGCTCAGTACTTCGAGGACAATTCCAGCATCATGGATGAGCACAAAAAAGAGAACGTGGTCGGCGTGAGCTATAAAGTGGTCAATGTAGCCGGTGAGAGCGGGGATGCTTCTCCGAGTACGCCGATTGGAGTGAACCTGCCGAACGCGAACTGGATTCGTGCCCAGCACGGGTCAAAATCGGTGAGCCTTGGAAACATTGTAGCCGCTTATGAAGCTGCGTCTGGAGAAGGTTTCTTGGAAGAATTTGTCCACGACGATGCCGTTCGCGATCGCATGAAGGAACACGGGAAATTGGCCTCGAAGATGCACACAGCTTTGCATGAAGTTATTGGACACGCGTCTGGACAATTGAACGAAGGCGTTGGCACGCCAAAGGAGACGCTGAAGAATTACGCGAGTACTTTGGAAGAAGCGAGAGCTGATTTGGTGTCCTTGTACTACATCACTGATCCTAAATTGGTGGAATTGGGTCTTGTTCCTAGCACTGATGTGGGAATGGCCGAGTTCGACAGCTATATGATGAACGGATTGATGACCCAATTGCGTCGCCTTGAGCCGGGTGAGGTACTGGAAGAAGCGCACATGCGCAATCGCCAGATCAATGCCCTCTGGGCCTACGAAAAAGGAAAGGCGGACAATGTGGTCAGCTTTGACGTCATTGACGGAAAGACCTACGTGGTGGTGAACGATTACGATAAGCTTCGCGAGCTATTTGGTGAGTTGTTGCGTGAGATTCAACGCATCAAATCGGAAGGTGACTATGAAGCAGGTAAAGCATTGGTCGAGAACTACGGTGTTCAAATCGATAATGAACTTCACGCTGAAGTATTGGAACGCGCAGAGGCGTTGAACGTAGCTCCTTACGGAGGATTCATCAACCCTGAGATTCGTCCTGTAATGGAGGGAGATAGCGTTGTAGATGCTGAGGTCTACTATCCAGCAGACTTTACCGAGCAGATGATGTATTATGCTAGGGAGTACAGCTTCCTGAAATAATCGAACAGCTTATTAGAACAAGGCCCACTTTCGACAGAAAGCGGGCTTTTTTTGTGCTGGAAGCGTGGTTTAGACGGGAAAGGCCCCCTGAAAGCGAAGGGCTTGATCGATATGGCCCAAGTGATGTTTGCCGTGCCAGACGTACTGGGCCAAGACGTCTAGTAGGTCGTATTCATCGTTGTATTCCGGATGAAGATAAGTTCGATTCCAATCCGCTTCGGTCATGGATTCAAGAAGTTGATGCCAGCGGTGGTGGACGCCCGTTAGGATTTGAAGAGAAGGCGTGAGGTCAGGATTAACGGCGTCCGCCAATTGAGCCCAGAGGTGCTCTTGGTAAGGGCGAATGTGGGGACGGTCTTCGGTCAGGGCCAAACGAAACCGAGTATAGGCGTTGAGGTGGCTGTCCGCGCAGTGGTGCACCACCTGGAGAATGGACCAACCGTCAGGGCGGTAGGGGAGCCGGAGGGCATCGGGCCGTAGGCCCTGAATCTTCTCCTCCATCAACTGAGGGAAGGCACCGATGAAGTCCACGTATTCCTGGCGATCTTTATAAGAGACTCGGGGGAAAGCGGAAAGGAGGCCAATGGGGTAGCGAAGGTCGGACATGTGCGTCGGTTTTGATGCAGAAGGTATTCAATCTGCGCAGAATGAAAAAGGCGCAGCCAATGCCGCGCCTTTACTACCTAACTGATCTGAATCGCTCAAGCCGCGACGGGCGCTTTCTTGGCCAGATCGGCTACGCGCTTCTTCTTTGCGGGAGATTGCTCGCCTGTTTCGGCGTAGATTTTCGCGTCCTCCAGAACGGTTTCTAAGGTCTTGATCATCTTCTTCTCCATCATTCCATTCATCAAAGAACCCATGAGTCCTTTGGAACGAAACTTGGCTTTCATAACCAAGATGGCTCGGTTTTCAGAGACCGGAACCACCGTCCAGTTGTTCTCGGCGAAGGTGACGAAACCGGGCAGGCCGTCCGTGACCTCGTAGGCCAGATTCATGCGGTCCTCGTCGTAGGCGGTTAAGCGCTCGCTGATTTTGTTGAATCCTTTGACATTTACGTCGCAGAAGCGCTCGCTGCAAACGGCTCCTTCAAATTCGGGGTTTCCCGTTCCTACGGCGTG from Cryomorphaceae bacterium carries:
- a CDS encoding SDR family oxidoreductase codes for the protein MELQGKIGVVTGVSKGIGLELVKQLLDKGAVVVGWGRTEPQMEHDHFHFVSCDVGNEASIQNAAQETFERVGRDISFLVNNAGYGVYGNLDEQSWSDWEGMFRVNVLGLFEVTRNLLPGMKALGQGHIVNISSIAGLNGVKGFSGYVGTKHAVRGISHSWYQELRDFGIKVSTVYPGSVNTSFFDDIDMIEANENMMRPQDVAKSVVELLQTHHNYFPVDLEIRPLKPRG
- a CDS encoding SRPBCC family protein; this encodes MKALRIILIVLLVLFGVFVILNAALPKNVQVSRELVMDDSPEAIYAQISDVQNWQNWSVWYEIDPNAEYEYSDPSSGVDAWYSWNSEDPNLGVGKLTIVETEEPRAMRTRIEFEGMGGVDGSWSLTPMEEGTKVVWTADMEFPFFQRWVGMIMDGALGPQFEGGLANIDSVASAAGEAAAADYGFEEVEFDEIMVYYVSMDEVPMTDISAKMGEGFGAIIGWLGEDAANMDYPMCEYTLWDEENGICTFRTMVSVETDKAASPPVMEGTLIGGRYMKGVHMGAYEDMMGIYLAADDHIEDMGWELVGGPVEQYITDPAMEPDTSKWITNIFWPIAAEGDNIES
- a CDS encoding NUDIX hydrolase — its product is MNYCSHCGSSRLDFTIPEGDNRLRFVCQNCGRIHYQNPRMIVGCLPLWKGHILLARRNIEPRFGLWNLPSGFLENGETVEEGALRELHEETHATGRIIRPHAVYNLPHANQVYLHFLVELDSDHYELTPESSEIAFFSPENIPFEDMAFSSSTFSIKKHLEYPDGPASGVHIGAYTKTF
- a CDS encoding SRPBCC family protein — translated: MKKFLATLVVLFTLNGIVMAQHGFDVEREIVIEVSADELWEMVGPGFVDVYKWSSNVDHAVGTGNPEFEGAVCSERFCDVNVKGFNKISERLTAYDEDRMNLAYEVTDGLPGFVTFAENNWTVVPVSENRAILVMKAKFRSKGLMGSLMNGMMEKKMIKTLETVLEDAKIYAETGEQSPAKKKRVADLAKKAPVAA
- a CDS encoding DASH family cryptochrome — translated: MRALIWFRNDLRIHDHEGLYKASMDHREHIGLYCFKPAQFGETTSGLPKTGAFRAQFAIESAIQLRYNLQTLGGDLIVRQQDPAEVIAQIHEQSPLDVIYFESENTFEEQEEEEAVRALGIPMESYWGKTLVHPEDVNKGIERLPNGFTSWRKRQEAHWTIRSEFPRPRQLFFPDTLAIGPIPTLDDLGLEAQEPDARGVLTFKGGESEALTRLQHYFWDANELRRYKETRNGLLGPDYSSKFSPWLANGSLSPRRVYSEILRYEEQVEKNESTYWMIFELLWRDFFRFKSMKLGAGFFKYPIRGRIKNPWGLSEFRAWTAGETGVPFVDANMKELAATGFMSNRGRQNVASYLINDLRVDWTLGAEWFESLLIDYDVASNYGNWTYLAGNGADPRGQRYFNIPKQASMYDPVGAYQAHWLED
- a CDS encoding dihydrofolate reductase; the protein is MKKLFYLALTGGLFLTACNSAPQGEESGEVTSEEFQWQTEQFADLKIIRYQVPGFDRLTAKQRTMVYYLTQAGLAGRDMIWDQNYRYNLDIRHALEHIVENFEGDRESDDWANFMVYTKRVWFSNGIHHHYSMSKIMPEFSQEYFQSLMSETGYSLDAQIVVAMFDPSVDNKKVNLDPTKGLVAGSATNFYDADVTEEEVDAFYAGMKANAENQDVSFGLNSKVVRNEDGQLEERVWHVGGMYGAAIEQVVYWLEKAAGVAENEAQANALRLLVDYYRTGDLETWDEYNVAWVSATEGDIDYIQGFVEVYNDPKGYKGSYESIVEIKDFDASERMSVLAENAQYFEDNSSIMDEHKKENVVGVSYKVVNVAGESGDASPSTPIGVNLPNANWIRAQHGSKSVSLGNIVAAYEAASGEGFLEEFVHDDAVRDRMKEHGKLASKMHTALHEVIGHASGQLNEGVGTPKETLKNYASTLEEARADLVSLYYITDPKLVELGLVPSTDVGMAEFDSYMMNGLMTQLRRLEPGEVLEEAHMRNRQINALWAYEKGKADNVVSFDVIDGKTYVVVNDYDKLRELFGELLREIQRIKSEGDYEAGKALVENYGVQIDNELHAEVLERAEALNVAPYGGFINPEIRPVMEGDSVVDAEVYYPADFTEQMMYYAREYSFLK
- a CDS encoding putative metal-dependent hydrolase, coding for MSDLRYPIGLLSAFPRVSYKDRQEYVDFIGAFPQLMEEKIQGLRPDALRLPYRPDGWSILQVVHHCADSHLNAYTRFRLALTEDRPHIRPYQEHLWAQLADAVNPDLTPSLQILTGVHHRWHQLLESMTEADWNRTYLHPEYNDEYDLLDVLAQYVWHGKHHLGHIDQALRFQGAFPV
- a CDS encoding DUF2256 domain-containing protein codes for the protein MHRKKHLPQKDCLVCGKPFSWRKKWADDWESVKYCSERCRRNKNNAEYKAKFQ